Proteins encoded in a region of the Cyanobium sp. AMD-g genome:
- a CDS encoding biopolymer transporter ExbD: protein MNADADPTPPWGPSLDVLALGTMATGLALLSLALILVPQRLAQRPASQGIVSLRLAADGQLRLWNQPVPRGQLIPVLQRLEAGPGSPTLRLVPDRDVPWGVVQGLMGQLGRSDLPLELQLP, encoded by the coding sequence ATGAACGCAGACGCCGATCCCACCCCCCCCTGGGGGCCATCGCTGGACGTCCTGGCCCTCGGGACGATGGCGACGGGCCTGGCGCTGCTGAGCCTGGCGCTGATCCTGGTGCCCCAGCGGCTGGCCCAGCGGCCGGCGAGCCAGGGGATCGTCAGCCTGCGCCTGGCGGCCGATGGGCAGCTGCGGCTGTGGAACCAGCCGGTCCCCAGGGGGCAGCTGATCCCCGTTCTGCAACGGCTTGAAGCCGGCCCGGGCAGCCCCACGCTGCGGCTGGTTCCCGACCGTGACGTCCCCTGGGGGGTGGTGCAGGGGCTGATGGGCCAGCTGGGCCGCTCGGACCTGCCCCTGGAACTGCA
- a CDS encoding MotA/TolQ/ExbB proton channel family protein has product MKTPIPGINGPVALLLLLLSIAVVTVALDRGRFWWQWWRTRASRRQQWERLLAEQGAPAAGRKLEDWDLEMRFGEPLLQAAVVLAPLLGLVGTVLGLMQVLASLGPQLLLPAGANLAGFAQVLLSTAIGLIVSLIASTSLVANQWLRRSQCLRLQRLGRTWAAQP; this is encoded by the coding sequence GTGAAGACACCGATCCCCGGGATCAATGGGCCCGTCGCCCTGCTGCTGCTGCTGCTCTCCATCGCCGTGGTCACCGTCGCGCTCGACCGGGGCCGCTTCTGGTGGCAGTGGTGGCGCACCCGGGCCTCCCGCCGCCAGCAGTGGGAACGGCTGCTGGCGGAGCAGGGAGCGCCTGCCGCCGGGCGGAAGCTGGAGGACTGGGATCTGGAGATGCGCTTCGGTGAACCGCTGCTGCAGGCCGCCGTCGTGCTGGCCCCTTTGCTGGGGCTGGTGGGCACCGTGCTCGGTCTGATGCAGGTGCTCGCCAGCCTCGGCCCCCAGTTGCTGCTGCCGGCGGGGGCCAACCTGGCCGGGTTCGCCCAGGTGCTGCTGAGCACGGCCATCGGGCTGATCGTCAGCCTGATCGCCAGCACCAGCCTGGTCGCCAACCAATGGCTGCGGCGCAGCCAGTGCCTGCGGCTGCAGCGCCTCGGCCGTACCTGGGCCGCCCAGCCATGA